The following are from one region of the Aquipuribacter nitratireducens genome:
- the wecC gene encoding UDP-N-acetyl-D-mannosamine dehydrogenase, translated as MQELGTIAVIGLGYIGLPTAAAIAARGHRVVGVDVNESTVSAVSEGRVPFVEPDLGGVVEKAVADGLLTATTEMPEADAYVVAVPTPFLDDKSADLSYIKAASEAIAPRLRGGEIVILESTSPPGATEQMGEWLLAARPDLAVAGTGDGRPEVFLAHCPERVLPGRIMVEIVENDRVIGGVTPACAERAADVYRIFCRGELLTTDARTAELCKLVENSFRDVNIAFANELAGICDELGIDVWRLIELANRHPRVNILKPGPGVGGHCIAVDPWFIVAAAPGRSALIRQARETNDARPAQVVDKVRAALPEGRSATVAALGLAFKADVDDLRESPALHVAGEIADMLGEEGTLVAVEPHVEALPRSLANRRNVELADLSTALERADVLVLLVDHKEFAGVDAGQIGGKAVVDTRGQWRHVVAAR; from the coding sequence ATGCAGGAACTCGGGACCATCGCGGTCATCGGGCTCGGCTACATCGGCCTGCCGACGGCCGCCGCCATCGCCGCGCGCGGCCACCGCGTCGTGGGCGTGGACGTCAACGAGAGCACCGTCTCGGCGGTCTCGGAGGGTCGTGTCCCGTTCGTCGAGCCCGACCTCGGGGGAGTCGTCGAGAAGGCGGTCGCCGACGGCCTGCTGACGGCGACCACCGAGATGCCGGAGGCCGACGCGTACGTCGTCGCCGTCCCGACGCCGTTCCTCGACGACAAGTCCGCCGACCTGTCGTACATCAAGGCCGCGAGCGAGGCCATCGCCCCCCGCCTGCGGGGCGGGGAGATCGTCATCCTCGAGTCGACGTCGCCGCCCGGCGCCACCGAGCAGATGGGGGAGTGGCTGCTCGCCGCCCGCCCCGACCTCGCCGTCGCCGGCACCGGCGACGGCCGCCCGGAGGTGTTCCTCGCCCACTGCCCCGAGCGGGTCCTGCCCGGCCGGATCATGGTGGAGATCGTCGAGAACGACCGGGTCATCGGGGGCGTGACGCCGGCGTGCGCCGAGCGCGCCGCCGACGTCTACCGCATCTTCTGCCGCGGCGAGCTCCTCACGACCGACGCCCGCACCGCCGAGCTGTGCAAGCTCGTCGAGAACAGCTTCCGCGACGTCAACATCGCCTTCGCCAACGAGCTCGCGGGCATCTGCGACGAGCTCGGCATCGACGTGTGGCGCCTCATCGAGCTCGCGAACCGCCACCCGCGCGTCAACATCCTCAAGCCCGGTCCCGGCGTCGGCGGGCACTGCATCGCCGTCGACCCGTGGTTCATCGTCGCCGCGGCCCCGGGGCGCTCCGCCCTCATCCGCCAGGCCCGCGAGACGAACGACGCGCGCCCGGCGCAGGTCGTCGACAAGGTCCGCGCCGCCCTGCCCGAGGGTCGCAGCGCGACCGTCGCGGCGCTCGGGCTCGCGTTCAAGGCCGACGTCGACGACCTGCGGGAGTCCCCGGCGCTCCACGTCGCCGGGGAGATCGCCGACATGCTGGGCGAGGAGGGCACGCTGGTCGCCGTCGAGCCGCACGTCGAGGCGCTGCCCCGCTCGCTCGCCAACCGCCGCAACGTCGAGCTCGCCGACCTGTCCACCGCCCTCGAGCGCGCGGACGTCCTCGTGCTCCTCGTCGACCACAAGGAGTTCGCGGGCGTCGACGCCGGGCAGATCGGCGGCAAGGCCGTCGTCGACACCCGGGGGCAGTGGCGCCACGTGGTGGCAGCGCGATGA
- a CDS encoding ABC transporter ATP-binding protein, with amino-acid sequence MSERTSRRTGGSPPTVVVDDLRVTFEVQVGRHGGDGRRRRGTTRQRVEALKGISAVVHRGEAVGIVGRNGSGKSTFLRAIAGLSPVSGGAVWASATPTLLGVNAALLPNLSGERNIELGCLAIGMTPKEIRERKDEIAEFSGIGDAIYRPMRTYSAGMGSRLKFAIATAKVPEVLLIDEALNTGDAEFRERSQERIRQLQAEAGTVFLVSHTLAAVEDTCTRTMWIHDGELRLDGPTEEVLGAYKDYNAGWRHFRAGTRREAPRLPGPVVGLDRSFSAVVERS; translated from the coding sequence GTGAGTGAGCGCACCTCCCGCCGCACCGGCGGCTCCCCGCCCACCGTCGTCGTCGACGACCTCCGGGTGACGTTCGAGGTCCAGGTCGGCCGCCACGGCGGCGACGGCAGGCGGCGCCGCGGCACCACCCGGCAGCGGGTCGAGGCGCTCAAGGGCATCTCCGCCGTCGTCCACCGCGGCGAGGCCGTCGGCATCGTCGGGCGCAACGGCTCCGGCAAGAGCACGTTCCTCCGTGCCATCGCCGGGCTCAGCCCCGTGAGCGGTGGCGCGGTGTGGGCGAGCGCCACCCCCACCCTGCTCGGGGTCAACGCCGCCCTGCTCCCCAACCTGTCGGGCGAGCGGAACATCGAGCTCGGCTGCCTCGCCATCGGCATGACGCCGAAGGAGATCCGCGAGCGCAAGGACGAGATCGCCGAGTTCTCCGGCATCGGCGACGCGATCTACCGGCCCATGCGCACGTACAGCGCGGGCATGGGGTCCCGCCTCAAGTTCGCCATCGCGACGGCGAAGGTCCCGGAGGTGCTCCTCATCGACGAGGCCCTCAACACCGGCGACGCCGAGTTCCGCGAACGCAGCCAGGAGCGCATCCGCCAGCTGCAGGCCGAGGCCGGCACGGTGTTCCTCGTGAGCCACACCCTCGCGGCGGTCGAGGACACGTGCACCCGCACGATGTGGATCCACGACGGGGAGCTGCGCCTCGACGGGCCCACCGAGGAGGTCCTCGGGGCGTACAAGGACTACAACGCCGGCTGGCGCCACTTCCGCGCCGGCACCCGTCGCGAGGCCCCGCGCCTGCCGGGGCCCGTCGTCGGCCTCGACCGCAGCTTCAGCGCCGTCGTCGAGCGATCCTGA
- a CDS encoding glycosyltransferase, with protein sequence MRDVARRSGATDLLREAVRRSYPLRRRLWRVRERLRTRLLGARPAPVVRRRRVDRPLPPELRATLAAARAVLTEHGDLTGAATVLADVTYADVRDNRPAEALLAHVRGLHGLRPEAVPVPPRQHAALYSPRRDAVVYVAYSAPPHLSNGYAQRTGGLTSALAGLGRDVRVVTRPGFPWDEVEGVGRAERRVVPLDGATLVLTPGADRQRDQFLEYLAVSADLVAREARAHRAGVVHAASNYTTGLAGLIAARRLGVPFVYEVRGLWEVTGASANPGYADSEMFRLQRDLEALCAREADHVLAITEQVKDELVRRGVDADRISLAPNSVDVDDYAPLDRVDLGPTGVDLPPGVPVVGYAGSFVQYEGLDVLLDAVALLRERGVPLHLLLVGDGKEGPRLRERTAALGLQGHVTFTGRVDHVQARRLMHLFDVVAVPRRSLAVTELVSALKPLEALATARPLVVTSVAPHVVYTQDGTTGSLAAPDDAGSLADALEPYLRDGTLRAETGRRGRAWVVEHRSWQSTAARVAAVHDALVTVGTGAQPGRPLADLRVGLVADRFTTDTFGAEVQPVRLVPGDTGDVLDGLDLLLVESAWEGNGGAWTKLVGCYEDTGLDRLAELVEACRERGVPTVFWNKEDPVHYRRFAPAAALFDHVLTTDATMIRRYMREPGTLNRTVSSLPFAAQPLLHRPVATQPLDSFVAYAGTYYGDRYPDRSAELDDLLDAAAEVGLTVYDRQLLHPDSPYHFPERFSGAVRGGLPYDAMVEAYRHHPVHLNVNSVTDSPTMFSRRVVEIAASGAAVLSGRGRGVVETLGDDFPVVADRTEAAAVLHRWHDEPHERLVDALAMFRAVHRAHLVGHRLAHVARTVGLAVEGPAAPPCTLVVDRVDTAVVEAVLRQTVHPTALATPAPDPTVAQVAAMSGIRLVAPDEAPADAARLEAGADDVLTWPETLVEDVLHVARAVGRDVVVDRRPVTRTTPLVVDPASPAGEGLGLGPDGADALAAPTGPRLLVPGDERSPVVLHHATPAPRDRLEVRPRPHRVLVAGHDLKFAEPLLARLRAEGHEVLEDRWQGHNQHDAARSEELLGQADVVLCEWLLGNAAWYSRRVRPGQRLVGRLHAQELRSNLLAAVRLDRFDDVMFVGPHVRDVVTLRLGLDAARTSVVPNYVDVAALRLDKTPEAARTIGFVGMTPRAKRLDLALDVVAGIRERGHDVVLRVRGKRPEDYPWMKDRPDELAWYEGQLARLTEDPRLAGAVHLDGFGEMPQWYRQVGFVLSTSDHESFHLTVADGAASGAVPLLLAWPGADRVYPPSWVSASVDALVDRAVGVLEDDTAAARAREGYRRTAAQLFDPEETMTAFCRSLFGPEG encoded by the coding sequence GTGCGGGACGTCGCCCGCCGATCCGGCGCCACCGACCTGCTCCGGGAGGCGGTCCGCCGCTCGTACCCGCTGCGCCGCCGGCTGTGGCGCGTGCGGGAGCGGCTGCGGACGCGGCTGCTCGGCGCGCGCCCCGCCCCGGTGGTCCGGCGCCGGCGCGTCGACCGACCCCTGCCGCCGGAGCTCCGCGCGACCCTGGCGGCCGCCCGCGCCGTCCTCACCGAGCACGGCGACCTCACCGGGGCGGCGACCGTCCTCGCCGACGTCACGTACGCCGACGTCCGGGACAACCGGCCCGCCGAGGCCCTCCTCGCGCACGTGCGGGGCCTGCACGGGCTGCGCCCGGAGGCCGTCCCGGTGCCGCCGCGCCAGCACGCCGCGCTGTACTCCCCGCGCCGCGACGCCGTCGTCTACGTCGCGTACTCCGCGCCGCCGCACCTCAGCAACGGCTACGCCCAGCGCACCGGCGGGCTCACGAGCGCCCTCGCCGGGCTCGGGCGGGACGTCCGCGTCGTCACGCGGCCCGGCTTCCCGTGGGACGAGGTCGAGGGCGTGGGGCGGGCGGAGCGCCGCGTCGTGCCGCTCGACGGCGCCACCCTCGTCCTCACCCCCGGCGCCGACCGGCAGCGGGACCAGTTCCTCGAGTACCTCGCCGTCAGCGCCGACCTCGTGGCACGCGAGGCCCGGGCGCACCGCGCCGGCGTCGTGCACGCGGCGTCCAACTACACGACGGGCCTCGCCGGCCTCATCGCCGCGCGCCGGCTCGGTGTGCCGTTCGTCTACGAGGTCCGCGGCCTGTGGGAGGTGACGGGCGCGTCGGCGAACCCCGGCTACGCCGACAGCGAGATGTTCCGCCTCCAGCGGGACCTCGAGGCGCTGTGCGCCCGCGAGGCCGACCACGTCCTCGCGATCACCGAGCAGGTGAAGGACGAGCTCGTCCGCCGCGGCGTCGACGCGGATCGGATCTCGCTCGCCCCCAACAGCGTCGACGTCGACGACTACGCCCCGCTCGACCGGGTCGACCTCGGCCCGACCGGGGTCGACCTGCCCCCGGGTGTGCCGGTCGTCGGCTACGCGGGCAGCTTCGTCCAGTACGAGGGCCTCGACGTGCTGCTCGACGCCGTGGCGCTCCTGCGTGAGCGGGGCGTGCCCCTCCACCTGCTCCTCGTCGGCGACGGCAAGGAGGGCCCGCGGCTGCGGGAGCGGACCGCCGCGCTCGGGCTGCAGGGTCACGTGACGTTCACCGGCCGCGTCGACCACGTCCAGGCGCGCCGGCTCATGCACCTGTTCGACGTCGTCGCGGTGCCCCGCCGCTCGCTCGCCGTCACCGAGCTCGTGTCCGCGCTCAAGCCGCTCGAGGCGCTCGCGACGGCCCGCCCGCTCGTCGTGACGTCCGTCGCGCCGCACGTCGTCTACACGCAGGACGGCACGACGGGCAGCCTCGCGGCTCCCGACGACGCCGGCTCGCTCGCCGACGCGCTCGAGCCGTACCTGCGCGACGGGACGCTGCGGGCGGAGACCGGCCGGCGGGGCCGGGCGTGGGTCGTCGAGCACCGCTCGTGGCAGAGCACCGCGGCGCGGGTCGCGGCGGTCCACGACGCGCTCGTCACCGTCGGCACCGGTGCACAGCCGGGTCGACCGCTCGCGGACCTGCGGGTCGGGCTCGTCGCCGACCGCTTCACCACCGACACCTTCGGCGCGGAGGTGCAGCCGGTCCGCCTCGTGCCCGGCGACACCGGCGACGTGCTCGACGGCCTCGACCTGCTGCTCGTCGAGTCGGCGTGGGAGGGCAACGGCGGCGCGTGGACGAAGCTCGTCGGCTGCTACGAGGACACCGGCCTCGACCGGCTCGCCGAGCTCGTCGAGGCGTGCCGGGAGCGGGGTGTCCCCACGGTGTTCTGGAACAAGGAGGACCCCGTCCACTACCGGCGCTTCGCGCCGGCCGCCGCCCTGTTCGACCACGTCCTCACCACCGACGCGACGATGATCCGTCGGTACATGCGCGAGCCGGGCACCCTCAACCGGACGGTGTCGTCGCTGCCGTTCGCCGCGCAGCCGCTCCTCCACCGGCCCGTCGCCACGCAGCCGCTCGACTCCTTCGTCGCGTACGCCGGCACGTACTACGGCGACCGCTACCCCGACCGGTCGGCCGAGCTCGACGACCTCCTCGACGCCGCCGCCGAGGTCGGGCTCACGGTCTACGACCGGCAGCTGCTGCACCCCGACAGCCCGTACCACTTCCCCGAGCGCTTCTCGGGCGCCGTGCGGGGCGGGCTGCCGTACGACGCGATGGTCGAGGCGTACCGGCACCACCCCGTCCACCTCAACGTCAACTCCGTCACCGACTCCCCCACGATGTTCAGCCGCCGGGTCGTCGAGATCGCCGCGAGCGGCGCGGCGGTGCTGAGCGGGCGAGGCCGCGGGGTCGTCGAGACCCTCGGCGACGACTTCCCCGTCGTCGCCGACCGGACCGAGGCCGCCGCGGTCCTGCATCGCTGGCACGACGAGCCGCACGAGCGGCTCGTCGACGCCCTCGCGATGTTCCGCGCCGTCCACCGCGCGCACCTCGTGGGCCACCGCCTCGCCCACGTCGCCCGGACGGTCGGCCTCGCCGTCGAGGGGCCGGCGGCCCCGCCGTGCACCCTCGTCGTCGACCGGGTCGACACCGCGGTCGTCGAGGCCGTGCTCCGGCAGACGGTGCACCCGACCGCGCTCGCCACACCCGCGCCCGACCCGACGGTGGCGCAGGTCGCGGCGATGTCGGGGATCCGGCTGGTCGCCCCCGACGAGGCCCCGGCCGACGCCGCCCGGCTCGAGGCCGGCGCCGACGACGTCCTCACCTGGCCGGAGACGCTCGTGGAGGACGTCCTCCACGTCGCACGCGCCGTGGGTCGCGACGTCGTCGTCGACCGACGGCCCGTCACCCGCACGACGCCCCTCGTCGTCGACCCCGCCTCGCCCGCGGGCGAGGGCCTCGGCCTCGGTCCCGACGGGGCGGACGCCCTGGCCGCGCCCACCGGCCCGCGCCTGCTCGTCCCCGGCGACGAGCGGTCCCCCGTCGTGCTGCACCACGCCACGCCCGCCCCGCGCGACCGGCTCGAGGTGCGGCCCCGCCCGCACCGGGTGCTCGTCGCCGGCCACGACCTCAAGTTCGCGGAGCCGCTCCTCGCCCGCCTGCGCGCCGAGGGCCACGAGGTGCTCGAGGACCGCTGGCAGGGCCACAACCAGCACGACGCCGCCCGCAGCGAGGAGCTCCTCGGGCAGGCCGACGTCGTGCTGTGCGAGTGGCTGCTCGGCAACGCCGCCTGGTACAGCCGCCGGGTGCGGCCCGGGCAGCGGCTCGTCGGCCGGCTCCACGCGCAGGAGCTGCGCTCGAACCTCCTCGCGGCCGTGCGGCTCGACCGCTTCGACGACGTCATGTTCGTCGGCCCGCACGTGCGGGACGTCGTGACGCTGCGGCTCGGTCTCGACGCCGCCCGCACGAGCGTCGTGCCGAACTACGTCGACGTCGCCGCGCTCCGGCTCGACAAGACCCCGGAGGCGGCCCGCACGATCGGCTTCGTCGGCATGACGCCACGCGCGAAGCGGCTCGACCTCGCCCTCGACGTCGTCGCCGGGATCCGCGAGCGCGGCCACGACGTCGTCCTGCGGGTGCGGGGCAAGCGACCCGAGGACTACCCGTGGATGAAGGACCGGCCCGACGAGCTCGCCTGGTACGAGGGACAGCTCGCCCGCCTCACCGAGGACCCGCGGCTCGCGGGGGCGGTCCACCTCGACGGCTTCGGCGAGATGCCGCAGTGGTACCGGCAGGTCGGCTTCGTCCTGTCGACGAGCGACCACGAGTCCTTCCACCTCACGGTCGCCGACGGCGCCGCCAGTGGCGCCGTCCCGCTCCTGCTCGCGTGGCCCGGCGCGGACCGCGTGTACCCGCCGTCGTGGGTGTCGGCGTCCGTAGACGCGCTCGTCGACAGGGCCGTCGGGGTGCTCGAGGACGACACGGCGGCGGCGAGGGCGCGGGAGGGCTACCGTCGGACGGCTGCGCAGCTGTTCGACCCGGAGGAGACCATGACCGCGTTCTGCCGGAGCCTGTTCGGGCCCGAGGGCTGA
- a CDS encoding glycosyltransferase — translation MPAAPDRLLLWGSAVLSRATQEPEVVLRALRRAGPLAAVADRLAPRLSDGSAGAPALAAARAAWHAGRWEEAVALAPAASRLRRRLAAELAAARWRPDTTPASPASGGGRRVLHVVTNSLPHTRSGYTQRTQAVLRVQRAQADVEVAAATPLGYPATVGRLPGPALDVVDGIPYHRLLPRTLPFDAEARLRRWLDALERLARDTGADLLHAHSHWPNALAALHVGRRLGLPVVYEVRGVLEETWAQRTGPGARDSDRYALFRAQEEFAVQHADAALTIGAGMRDDLAARTGRGDIRLVPNAVDDDLLARGADEAARRADRDATRRALGIGPDDYVVGSVSSLVDYEGFDVLLAAAARLAGSGTAVTVLLVGAGDDAPRLARLGRELPAGARLVLPGRVPKEQVPAHLAALDVFVVPRTDTPVCRLVTPLKPAEAMAAGLPLVLSDLPALREFADDGVEGLVVAPEDPAALADALARLTDPATRRRLGAHARERVGRDRTWTANAAVYRQVYEEVWAHGVRR, via the coding sequence GTGCCAGCCGCCCCCGACCGGCTGCTGCTGTGGGGCAGCGCCGTGCTCTCCCGCGCGACCCAGGAGCCCGAGGTGGTGCTCCGGGCGCTGCGCCGGGCCGGTCCCCTCGCCGCCGTCGCGGACCGGCTCGCACCGCGGCTGAGCGACGGCAGCGCCGGGGCACCGGCCCTGGCCGCCGCCCGCGCCGCCTGGCACGCCGGCCGCTGGGAGGAGGCCGTGGCGCTGGCACCGGCGGCCTCGCGGCTGCGCCGGCGCCTCGCCGCGGAGCTGGCAGCGGCGCGGTGGCGCCCCGACACCACGCCCGCGTCCCCCGCGAGCGGCGGGGGCCGGCGCGTCCTCCACGTCGTGACGAACTCCCTGCCGCACACCCGCAGCGGGTACACCCAGCGCACGCAGGCAGTCCTGCGCGTGCAGCGCGCGCAGGCCGACGTCGAGGTCGCCGCCGCCACCCCGCTCGGCTACCCCGCGACGGTGGGACGCCTCCCGGGCCCCGCCCTTGACGTCGTCGACGGGATCCCCTACCACCGGCTCCTGCCCCGGACCCTCCCGTTCGACGCCGAGGCCCGGCTGCGGCGCTGGCTCGACGCGCTCGAGCGGCTCGCGCGCGACACCGGCGCCGACCTGCTCCACGCCCACAGCCACTGGCCGAACGCCCTCGCCGCGCTCCACGTCGGGCGCCGGCTCGGCCTGCCGGTCGTCTACGAGGTCCGCGGGGTGCTGGAGGAGACGTGGGCGCAGCGGACGGGTCCCGGTGCCCGCGACAGCGACCGGTACGCGCTGTTCCGTGCGCAGGAGGAGTTCGCCGTCCAGCACGCCGACGCCGCCCTCACGATCGGGGCGGGGATGCGCGACGACCTCGCCGCGCGGACGGGCCGTGGGGACATCCGCCTCGTGCCGAACGCCGTCGACGACGACCTCCTCGCGCGCGGGGCCGACGAGGCCGCGCGGCGTGCCGACCGGGACGCCACCCGGCGGGCGCTCGGCATCGGCCCGGACGACTACGTCGTCGGCAGCGTGTCGAGCCTCGTCGACTACGAGGGCTTCGACGTGCTCCTCGCCGCCGCGGCCCGGCTCGCCGGCTCGGGCACCGCGGTCACGGTCCTCCTCGTCGGCGCCGGCGACGACGCCCCGCGCCTCGCCCGGCTCGGCCGCGAGCTGCCGGCCGGGGCGAGGCTCGTCCTGCCCGGGCGGGTGCCGAAGGAGCAGGTGCCGGCGCACCTCGCCGCCCTCGACGTCTTCGTCGTGCCCCGCACCGACACGCCCGTCTGCCGCCTCGTCACCCCCCTCAAGCCCGCCGAGGCGATGGCGGCGGGCCTGCCGCTCGTGCTCAGCGACCTGCCGGCGCTGCGGGAGTTCGCCGACGACGGCGTCGAGGGGCTCGTCGTCGCCCCGGAGGACCCGGCCGCCCTCGCCGACGCCCTCGCGCGCCTCACCGACCCCGCGACACGCCGTAGGCTCGGGGCGCACGCGCGGGAACGGGTGGGTCGCGACAGGACGTGGACCGCCAACGCCGCGGTCTACCGGCAGGTGTACGAGGAGGTCTGGGCCCATGGCGTCCGCCGGTGA
- the wecB gene encoding non-hydrolyzing UDP-N-acetylglucosamine 2-epimerase, translating to MSEPGGAPKRVMLVYGTRPEAIKMAPLVPALREAPGLEPVVAVTGQHREMLDQVNDLFGIVPDHDLNIIQPRQTLVDVTVKALTGLSDVLRADRPDLVVVQGDTTTSTVAALAAAYEQVPVAHVEAGLRTHNRYSPFPEEINRRVTGQLANLHLAPTATSRANLLREGVDPADVAVTGNTVIDALLGVVGRGADLTDPALTWLNDDPRRVLLVTTHRRESWGEPMAAVARGLARIARDFPDLAVVIPLHRNPVVREVVMPAVEGLPNVTVLEPLEYAEFARVMNRAHVVLTDSGGVQEEAPSLGKPVLVMRENTERPEAVEAGTVRLIGTDEDRVVDEVSLLLRDEGAYAAMANAVNPYGDGHAAERSVAAMAQLLGTGSRVADFAPES from the coding sequence ATGAGCGAGCCGGGGGGCGCGCCGAAGCGGGTCATGCTCGTCTACGGCACGCGGCCGGAGGCCATCAAGATGGCCCCGCTCGTGCCGGCGCTCCGCGAGGCGCCCGGCCTCGAGCCGGTCGTCGCGGTCACGGGCCAGCACCGGGAGATGCTCGACCAGGTCAACGACCTGTTCGGGATCGTCCCCGACCACGATCTCAACATCATCCAGCCGCGGCAGACCCTCGTCGACGTCACCGTCAAGGCCCTCACCGGCCTCTCGGACGTGCTGAGGGCCGACCGCCCGGACCTCGTCGTCGTCCAGGGCGACACCACGACGAGCACCGTGGCGGCGCTCGCCGCCGCGTACGAGCAGGTCCCCGTCGCGCACGTCGAGGCCGGGCTGCGGACGCACAACCGGTACTCGCCGTTCCCCGAGGAGATCAACCGGCGGGTGACGGGCCAGCTCGCCAACCTCCACCTCGCCCCCACCGCGACGAGCCGGGCGAACCTGCTCCGCGAGGGCGTCGACCCCGCCGACGTCGCCGTCACCGGTAACACCGTCATCGACGCCCTCCTCGGGGTGGTCGGCCGCGGCGCCGACCTCACCGACCCCGCCCTCACGTGGCTCAACGACGACCCGCGGCGCGTTCTCCTCGTCACCACGCACCGCCGGGAGTCGTGGGGCGAGCCGATGGCGGCGGTCGCCCGCGGCCTCGCGCGGATCGCGCGGGACTTCCCCGACCTCGCCGTCGTCATCCCCCTGCACCGCAACCCGGTCGTCCGCGAGGTCGTCATGCCCGCGGTCGAGGGGCTGCCGAACGTCACCGTCCTCGAGCCGCTGGAGTACGCGGAGTTCGCGCGGGTCATGAACCGGGCCCACGTCGTCCTCACCGACTCCGGCGGCGTCCAGGAGGAGGCCCCGAGCCTCGGCAAGCCCGTGCTCGTCATGCGCGAGAACACGGAGCGGCCCGAGGCCGTCGAGGCGGGCACGGTCCGGCTCATCGGCACGGACGAGGACCGGGTGGTCGACGAGGTGTCGCTCCTGCTGCGCGACGAGGGCGCCTACGCCGCCATGGCGAACGCCGTCAACCCCTACGGCGACGGGCACGCGGCCGAGCGCTCCGTGGCCGCGATGGCGCAGCTGCTCGGCACGGGCTCGCGGGTCGCGGACTTCGCCCCCGAGTCCTGA
- a CDS encoding ABC transporter permease, whose protein sequence is MASAGDRVTSEELAALGREHGLRPVGRRPSLGVYLAQLWDRRHFILSTARSGLASNTAQDRLGPLWLVLNPLLLGLAYYLIFGLLLGTSDQVEDFIGFLVIGIFLYQYTARAVSEGARAVTGNRRMIQVLAFPRAALPIGLVVRQALGFLPAVGVMLVVVLISPPVSPVTWHWLLLVPVLVLVTLFNLGVAFFAARLTAQVNDVGQLIPFLLRLWLYASGVFFDIRRLAADQPGLLAVLELNPVHIYLTLARDAVLYQTVSDARYWLLGTAWALVLTVLGFLAFWRAEEVYSRE, encoded by the coding sequence ATGGCGTCCGCCGGTGACCGCGTGACGAGCGAGGAGCTCGCCGCGCTCGGCCGCGAGCACGGCCTGCGTCCCGTGGGCCGGCGGCCCTCCCTCGGGGTGTACCTCGCGCAGCTGTGGGACCGGCGGCACTTCATCCTGTCGACGGCACGCTCCGGCCTCGCGTCGAACACCGCCCAGGACCGGCTGGGGCCGCTGTGGCTCGTGCTCAACCCGCTGCTGCTCGGGCTGGCGTACTACCTGATCTTCGGGCTGCTGCTCGGGACGTCGGACCAGGTCGAGGACTTCATCGGCTTCCTCGTCATCGGGATCTTCCTCTACCAGTACACGGCGCGCGCGGTGTCGGAGGGCGCCCGCGCGGTGACGGGCAACCGGCGGATGATCCAGGTCCTCGCCTTCCCCCGGGCCGCGCTGCCCATCGGCCTCGTCGTCCGGCAGGCGCTGGGCTTCCTGCCCGCGGTCGGCGTCATGCTCGTCGTCGTCCTCATCTCCCCGCCCGTGTCGCCCGTCACGTGGCACTGGCTGCTGCTCGTGCCGGTGCTCGTGCTCGTCACGCTGTTCAACCTCGGGGTCGCGTTCTTCGCCGCGCGCCTGACCGCGCAGGTCAACGACGTCGGGCAGCTGATCCCGTTCCTCCTGCGGCTGTGGCTGTACGCCTCCGGCGTCTTCTTCGACATCCGCCGCCTCGCCGCCGACCAGCCCGGTCTGCTCGCGGTGCTCGAGCTCAACCCGGTGCACATCTACCTCACGCTGGCCCGGGACGCCGTCCTCTACCAGACCGTCAGCGACGCCCGGTACTGGCTGCTCGGCACCGCCTGGGCCCTCGTCCTCACCGTCCTCGGCTTCCTCGCGTTCTGGCGCGCGGAGGAGGTGTACTCCCGTGAGTGA